The proteins below are encoded in one region of Dehalococcoidia bacterium:
- a CDS encoding ABC transporter permease, with amino-acid sequence MTRFLSTHKFTIVFAALGLVILLFILVPLLKMVFASSPGDVLDALLDDKEVRDAIWLTLYASFISAAVGMIFGVPLAYLLARRDFPGKKVVEAIIDLPVVIPHTAAGIALLFVFGSNFFGGQFFHAFGLDFFDAVPGIVIAMMFVSIPFLINAAKEGFKSVDPRLEKVARTLGASPRQTFFQVSLPLAGRSIMSGGVMMWARGVSEFGAVIIIAYYPMIAPTLVYQRYETQGLDGARNVAVVLLLVCLAIFIALRYLTQKGGRP; translated from the coding sequence TTGACGAGATTCCTTTCAACCCACAAGTTCACAATCGTCTTCGCCGCGCTGGGGCTGGTCATCCTGCTCTTCATTTTGGTCCCTCTGCTGAAAATGGTGTTCGCCTCCAGCCCCGGCGATGTGCTCGATGCCCTGCTTGATGATAAAGAGGTCAGAGATGCCATCTGGCTAACCCTCTACGCGTCGTTTATCTCAGCGGCAGTGGGGATGATCTTCGGAGTGCCGCTGGCCTATCTCCTGGCCCGCCGCGATTTCCCCGGAAAGAAGGTGGTCGAGGCCATTATCGATCTGCCGGTGGTGATCCCTCACACGGCGGCGGGTATTGCCCTCCTGTTCGTATTCGGCTCCAATTTCTTCGGCGGCCAATTCTTTCATGCTTTTGGATTGGACTTTTTCGATGCGGTGCCCGGCATCGTCATTGCCATGATGTTCGTCAGCATCCCGTTTCTGATCAACGCCGCCAAAGAGGGATTCAAGAGCGTCGACCCCAGACTGGAGAAGGTGGCCCGAACGCTGGGCGCCTCTCCCCGGCAAACCTTCTTTCAGGTGTCTTTGCCCCTGGCGGGGAGAAGTATCATGTCGGGTGGGGTGATGATGTGGGCCAGAGGGGTGAGCGAGTTCGGCGCAGTAATTATCATCGCTTACTATCCCATGATCGCCCCGACGCTGGTTTATCAACGTTATGAGACGCAGGGACTGGATGGTGCCAGGAACGTTGCGGTCGTGCTGCTTCTGGTCTGTCTGGCGATCTTCATCGCCTTGAGATACCTCACCCAGAAAGGCGGCCGGCCTTGA
- a CDS encoding transposase yields MSAMPIADRKMKVHQNLPKFNDTSYAHFVTTRTYESYPCFKNEKLAGILHEELVFYAERYGFHLLGYVIMPDHLHALIWWDAEAKPELAISKIMNSIKTMTSKRVKRQLFYGDGAEYKGSLADVGQATPRHFHLWQPGFYDFNIYTEGKLWEKLEYMHGNPVKAGLASTPSDYCWSSYKDYAEGSEGL; encoded by the coding sequence ATGTCGGCCATGCCTATTGCCGATAGGAAAATGAAGGTTCATCAGAATCTGCCGAAGTTTAATGACACTTCCTATGCGCATTTTGTCACCACGAGGACTTATGAAAGCTATCCCTGTTTCAAGAACGAAAAGCTTGCCGGGATTCTGCATGAAGAGTTGGTGTTTTACGCTGAGAGATATGGATTTCACCTGCTGGGTTATGTGATCATGCCGGATCATCTCCACGCGTTGATTTGGTGGGATGCGGAAGCAAAGCCGGAGTTGGCGATATCGAAGATCATGAATAGCATCAAAACGATGACCAGTAAAAGAGTCAAAAGGCAATTGTTTTACGGCGATGGCGCTGAATACAAGGGTAGCTTGGCCGACGTCGGCCAAGCTACCCCAAGGCACTTCCATCTGTGGCAGCCCGGTTTCTATGATTTCAATATCTATACCGAGGGAAAACTCTGGGAGAAACTCGAATACATGCACGGAAATCCGGTGAAGGCTGGTTTAGCTTCCACTCCATCAGATTATTGCTGGTCCAGCTACAAGGACTACGCTGAAGGGAGCGAAGGCCTTTGA
- the pyrR gene encoding bifunctional pyr operon transcriptional regulator/uracil phosphoribosyltransferase PyrR, whose translation MSESIILSEQDIQRTLTRLAHEIIEKDKNQNGLLLIGLRTRGIPLARRISSAIRDINGTEAPVAGLDFTLHRDDLDLRKEDLSIEPSDMPASVTDKRVVLVDDVLFTGRSARAAIDALMEWGRPRIVQLAVLIDRGHREMPIKADFVGKNIPSSLRERVQVRVKEIDGKDEVVLLRDEAAFAAKGDRQ comes from the coding sequence ATGTCTGAAAGCATCATCTTATCGGAGCAGGATATCCAGCGAACGCTGACTCGCCTGGCTCACGAGATCATTGAGAAAGACAAAAATCAGAATGGATTACTCCTCATCGGGCTGCGCACCCGGGGCATTCCCTTGGCCAGGCGCATCTCCTCTGCCATACGCGATATCAACGGCACGGAAGCCCCGGTTGCCGGGCTCGATTTTACTCTCCATCGAGACGACTTGGATCTGCGCAAGGAAGACCTCTCCATCGAACCCAGCGACATGCCTGCCAGTGTTACTGATAAAAGGGTGGTGCTGGTCGATGATGTGCTCTTCACCGGAAGGAGCGCTCGTGCAGCCATCGATGCGCTGATGGAGTGGGGTCGGCCAAGGATCGTCCAACTGGCTGTGCTGATCGACCGCGGGCATCGGGAGATGCCGATCAAAGCGGATTTCGTGGGGAAGAATATCCCTTCCTCTCTGCGGGAACGGGTGCAGGTGAGGGTCAAAGAGATCGATGGCAAGGATGAGGTTGTCCTCTTAAGGGACGAGGCGGCCTTTGCCGCCAAAGGAGATCGCCAATGA
- a CDS encoding molybdopterin-dependent oxidoreductase, producing the protein MKTKIIAAVGILLILASVLVYLEPWEEDTNGDDIDWQLNITGPNGAQEILSYDEIKHLPAYEGFGGYFTTTGLIYGPYEVKGVLLTDLCDLVGGVTPEDVVFVSAIDGYSSVYDYDRVLGNFDTYDPDTMEVVSHGESRLVLMYEQNGKPLSYDDGQPLRIARIGPDDKLLIEGQYWVKWVDGIEVEKLEE; encoded by the coding sequence ATGAAAACCAAGATTATTGCCGCAGTAGGTATATTGCTTATTCTTGCATCGGTGCTGGTTTATCTTGAGCCTTGGGAAGAAGATACGAACGGAGATGACATCGACTGGCAGCTTAACATTACCGGGCCCAACGGTGCCCAGGAAATCCTGAGTTATGATGAAATCAAGCATTTGCCTGCCTATGAGGGATTTGGGGGATATTTCACCACCACCGGCTTGATCTATGGCCCCTACGAAGTGAAGGGTGTCTTATTGACCGATCTCTGTGACCTTGTTGGCGGCGTTACACCGGAGGATGTTGTCTTCGTGTCAGCCATCGATGGATATTCGTCCGTCTACGATTATGACCGGGTGTTGGGGAATTTCGATACCTATGATCCTGATACGATGGAGGTCGTCTCTCACGGAGAATCTAGGCTCGTTCTGATGTACGAACAAAACGGCAAGCCCCTGAGCTATGATGACGGCCAACCGTTGCGAATCGCTCGGATAGGACCTGATGACAAACTCCTCATCGAGGGGCAATACTGGGTCAAGTGGGTGGATGGGATAGAGGTTGAGAAGCTGGAGGAGTGA
- the pyrB gene encoding aspartate carbamoyltransferase, whose product MTIAGRDLISINDFSNEEIQAVLDLADEMNSALKEKKRLDLCQSKELYTIFYEPSTRTRSSFETAMHRLGGNVVSHAEAQVTSSATKGETISDTVRVLDKYADIIVMRHPLDGSTRLAAEHCSVPIISGGDGAHEHPTQTLVDLYTIGKERGSIKGKNVALCGDLRHGRTVHSLAIALARFGAHVTCIAPPGFELPEHIHDGIKAYKGKITEYRTLAEIVGESALTVKHQKGFSNLLLESIDVFYFTRLQRERISGQDVNTAAQESYRINQHLLEKSRKDAIIMHPLPRTNELAYEFDQDERAAYFRQAGYGVPVRMALIALLLGVVEPKIEQKPRRDLIKLAKDVSDVVCSNRQCVTNTEKYAPKKFYRVPGAGPQVLRCYYCDWLLQNG is encoded by the coding sequence ATGACGATTGCCGGACGTGATCTGATTTCGATCAATGACTTCTCCAATGAAGAGATACAGGCGGTACTGGACCTGGCCGATGAGATGAACTCTGCACTCAAGGAAAAGAAGCGGCTTGATCTTTGCCAATCCAAGGAACTCTACACCATATTCTATGAACCCAGCACCCGTACCCGAAGCTCTTTTGAGACGGCCATGCATCGGCTGGGAGGCAATGTGGTCAGCCATGCGGAGGCTCAGGTGACTTCCTCGGCGACCAAAGGGGAAACGATCTCTGATACGGTGAGGGTTCTGGATAAATATGCGGACATCATCGTCATGCGTCATCCTCTGGATGGTTCCACGAGGCTGGCCGCAGAGCATTGCAGTGTTCCTATCATAAGCGGCGGTGATGGCGCCCACGAGCACCCAACTCAGACGCTGGTTGATCTCTATACCATCGGCAAGGAGAGGGGAAGTATCAAGGGCAAAAACGTGGCATTGTGTGGGGATTTGCGTCACGGCAGAACGGTGCACTCGTTGGCCATTGCGCTTGCTCGGTTCGGGGCTCATGTCACCTGTATCGCGCCGCCCGGATTCGAGTTGCCGGAGCATATCCATGATGGCATCAAGGCTTATAAGGGAAAGATCACCGAATACCGGACGCTGGCGGAAATCGTTGGGGAAAGTGCGCTGACCGTGAAACACCAGAAAGGATTCTCCAACCTCCTGCTGGAAAGCATCGATGTGTTCTATTTTACCCGGTTGCAGCGGGAACGAATCTCCGGTCAGGATGTCAACACCGCTGCCCAGGAAAGCTATCGAATCAACCAGCATCTGCTGGAGAAGTCCAGGAAGGACGCCATCATCATGCATCCGCTTCCCCGGACCAATGAGCTGGCATACGAGTTTGATCAGGATGAGCGGGCGGCCTATTTCAGGCAGGCAGGCTATGGGGTTCCGGTGAGGATGGCTTTGATTGCATTGCTTCTCGGTGTGGTGGAACCGAAGATCGAACAGAAGCCGAGGAGGGATCTCATCAAACTGGCAAAGGATGTGTCTGATGTGGTGTGTTCCAACCGGCAGTGTGTCACCAATACGGAAAAATACGCACCCAAGAAGTTCTATCGGGTTCCGGGTGCTGGCCCACAGGTTCTGAGGTGCTACTATTGCGATTGGCTGCTGCAGAATGGGTAG
- a CDS encoding argininosuccinate synthase, with product MLKKLLLPVFSILVLLSILTVQLFLASPALAAGATTEVHIVKYAHDGVTVIAEKTVTYEWMKANLHVYGDGNIHYYHQGPIFEGDLWDPDEINNLKDKGAVQGSSVKDLCDTVGGMSPGDEVMMVAVDAWHTEFAYSNIYEPLDRQGIIALCWFNGEDALIGERYGEGYPAKNGYSTALQIVFMAGTPNPEGKYVFGNTDMKMALPEEKYQHFYEGLYPSTNGLSGKWIKEIRIYSGGIDPNLKIELKSDSASAGDDDDDDSTPWIPIVLGVVGLTFIGVTGYVWIKGRKEA from the coding sequence ATGCTAAAGAAATTACTGTTACCAGTCTTCTCCATCTTGGTTCTCCTGTCAATTCTCACGGTTCAATTATTCTTGGCATCTCCGGCGCTGGCAGCCGGAGCCACCACCGAGGTGCACATCGTCAAATATGCACATGATGGCGTCACCGTGATCGCCGAAAAGACGGTCACCTACGAATGGATGAAAGCGAACTTGCATGTCTATGGAGACGGCAATATCCACTATTATCATCAAGGCCCTATTTTTGAAGGCGATCTCTGGGATCCGGATGAGATCAACAACCTCAAGGACAAGGGCGCGGTGCAGGGTTCCAGCGTCAAAGACCTGTGCGACACGGTGGGTGGGATGAGCCCCGGCGATGAAGTGATGATGGTGGCGGTTGATGCATGGCATACCGAGTTTGCCTATTCGAACATCTATGAGCCGCTGGATCGGCAAGGGATCATTGCCCTTTGCTGGTTTAATGGGGAAGATGCGCTCATTGGGGAACGCTACGGCGAGGGTTATCCCGCCAAGAATGGCTATAGTACAGCTCTTCAAATCGTGTTCATGGCCGGGACCCCCAATCCGGAAGGCAAATATGTGTTCGGCAATACCGATATGAAAATGGCCTTGCCGGAAGAGAAATACCAGCATTTCTACGAAGGCCTCTATCCCAGCACCAACGGGCTTTCCGGCAAATGGATTAAGGAGATAAGAATCTACAGCGGCGGCATCGATCCGAATCTGAAGATTGAACTCAAGTCGGATAGCGCTTCCGCGGGTGATGATGACGACGATGACTCGACGCCCTGGATTCCCATCGTGCTGGGAGTGGTAGGTCTGACTTTCATCGGCGTGACTGGCTATGTTTGGATAAAGGGGAGAAAAGAGGCATGA
- the wtpA gene encoding tungstate ABC transporter substrate-binding protein WtpA — protein sequence MNTRNRWVSFVALAAILLSAFSGGGCGSSHKTTLKVINADSLMVPFTAIEKAFEERHPDVDVLIEGHGSIQAIRHVTELYHEFDVIAVADWSLLPMMMYDKPMPDTNIPYADWYVKFGTNRLGLAYKPSGKYADEINSSNWYEVISRSNVKVGTSDPQFDSCGYRALMMCQLAELYYNDDTIFEKVMGDFSPKVSVTSDNGKYTISLPATARSKRLTVRGSSIGLLATIDSGDIDYAFMYESMAQQHGLKFVELPPEIDLSSPDYADSYGKVTCSLSFQRFATVIPEFRGERILYAMTIPKNAPHPDVAAEFVAFVLSPEGCEVLSKAYQPSLIPPIVDRPENAPALVTSPS from the coding sequence ATGAACACAAGAAATCGATGGGTGAGTTTTGTCGCTTTAGCGGCCATTCTGCTTTCGGCCTTTTCCGGGGGCGGATGCGGATCTTCTCACAAAACGACGCTCAAGGTTATCAATGCCGATAGCCTGATGGTTCCTTTCACTGCCATAGAGAAGGCGTTTGAAGAACGGCATCCGGATGTCGATGTGCTTATTGAAGGGCATGGCAGCATTCAGGCCATCCGGCACGTGACCGAGCTGTATCATGAGTTTGATGTGATCGCAGTGGCCGATTGGTCTCTCCTGCCCATGATGATGTATGATAAGCCGATGCCGGATACCAATATTCCCTATGCCGATTGGTATGTGAAATTCGGCACCAACCGGCTGGGTCTGGCATACAAACCCTCCGGCAAATACGCCGACGAAATCAACAGCTCCAACTGGTATGAGGTGATATCGAGATCGAACGTCAAAGTCGGCACTTCCGATCCCCAGTTTGATTCCTGCGGATACCGGGCCCTGATGATGTGCCAGTTGGCGGAACTCTACTACAATGACGACACCATTTTCGAGAAGGTCATGGGTGATTTCTCACCCAAAGTCTCGGTGACCTCAGATAATGGGAAATACACCATTTCTTTACCGGCAACGGCGCGATCCAAGAGGTTGACCGTTCGGGGATCAAGTATAGGGCTTCTGGCTACCATCGATAGCGGCGATATCGACTATGCCTTCATGTATGAGAGCATGGCCCAGCAGCACGGGCTGAAGTTTGTTGAACTGCCGCCGGAGATCGACCTGAGTTCGCCGGATTATGCGGATTCCTACGGGAAAGTCACCTGCAGCCTTTCCTTCCAGCGCTTTGCAACGGTGATCCCCGAATTTCGTGGAGAGCGTATTCTCTATGCTATGACCATTCCCAAGAATGCTCCACACCCTGATGTAGCGGCGGAATTTGTGGCGTTCGTGCTTTCACCGGAGGGGTGCGAGGTGCTTTCTAAGGCATATCAGCCATCCCTGATCCCGCCGATTGTCGACAGACCGGAGAACGCGCCTGCGCTGGTGACGTCGCCTTCGTGA
- a CDS encoding ABC transporter ATP-binding protein, with protein sequence MIDIKNISVRLGDFRLQNITLNIQKGEYFVLLGPTGAGKTALIETIAGLNPVTQGQIRLDGVEVTHVAPEKRGISIAYQDQALFPHLSVLGNIAFGLRQRGLSKSEAATQSQWVIDLLGVSHLLERKPDTLSGGESQRVVLARALAVQPKVLLLDEPLSALDPETREKVQQEILLLHRKLGLTIIHVTHDFEEAFSMGDRIAVLDRGVLAQVGTVDEVFRQPNSEFVARFLMARNIFSGDIRDGEGMHPMMHIQGLKVPVTTSLRGERHVSIRPEDVLLSAKPMADDTRVSFQGRVTSVSNKGSVVYVSVNVPPEFVCLLTRREFEMMRLAEGEEVFVGFEIKALHVF encoded by the coding sequence TTGATTGACATAAAGAACATCAGTGTCCGCCTGGGAGATTTCCGCCTTCAGAATATTACCCTTAACATTCAAAAGGGGGAGTATTTTGTCCTGCTGGGTCCGACGGGAGCGGGCAAAACGGCCCTAATTGAAACCATTGCCGGGCTGAACCCGGTGACGCAAGGACAGATACGGCTCGACGGAGTCGAAGTGACCCATGTAGCGCCGGAGAAGCGAGGCATCAGTATTGCCTATCAGGATCAGGCCCTCTTTCCGCACCTTTCAGTGCTGGGAAATATCGCCTTTGGATTGCGCCAGAGGGGGCTATCGAAGTCCGAAGCGGCAACGCAATCGCAGTGGGTGATTGATCTGCTGGGAGTCTCTCACCTCTTGGAGCGCAAGCCGGATACGTTGAGTGGTGGGGAAAGCCAGAGAGTGGTTCTGGCCCGCGCCCTGGCGGTCCAACCCAAGGTGCTGTTGCTGGATGAGCCGCTCAGCGCGCTGGACCCTGAGACAAGGGAAAAGGTACAGCAAGAGATACTTCTGCTGCATCGAAAGCTGGGATTGACCATCATCCACGTGACCCACGATTTCGAGGAAGCGTTCTCTATGGGAGACCGGATCGCCGTTCTCGACCGGGGAGTTCTGGCCCAGGTGGGAACCGTTGATGAAGTCTTTCGCCAGCCCAACTCCGAGTTCGTGGCCCGCTTTCTGATGGCGCGTAACATCTTCAGCGGCGATATCCGGGATGGCGAGGGAATGCACCCGATGATGCACATCCAGGGCTTGAAAGTGCCCGTGACCACTTCCCTGCGAGGTGAGCGCCATGTCTCCATCCGCCCGGAAGATGTTCTCCTCTCCGCCAAACCGATGGCCGATGATACCCGCGTTTCTTTTCAGGGGCGCGTCACTTCCGTTTCAAACAAGGGATCGGTGGTCTATGTCTCGGTGAATGTGCCCCCGGAGTTTGTCTGCCTGCTCACCCGTCGGGAGTTCGAGATGATGCGCCTGGCGGAGGGGGAAGAGGTGTTCGTGGGATTTGAGATCAAGGCCCTGCACGTCTTCTGA
- a CDS encoding metallophosphoesterase has translation MNRWIGNRVGVFLLAVMASIMLVSFVSTAPAAAQLEPLALMWGPYITGTTATSVVINAKTSEPTTMNLEWATDAYYNEHHSYPWAAAHTDPDTMHNFPLTGLESDTVYHYRLNDGAGFSDDYHFRTFPTSGPFTFIVYGDTQDQLPSFSQYERYKLVADAVAAEQDIAFVLHCGDLVNNGNEITDWDRYFDVSRQLMANTTVYPALGNHEKNSALFYGAFGIAPYYSFDCGDAHFTVLDSINTSDTEAAWLGSDLDNSKPWKFVSFHYPMYTSDPNHFGGWANLQEEWEDLFQTHDVAAVWNGHIHAYEHYLENGIHYAVMGTGGGPPGLLNPTKYEGYQNSLENSMAYAKVRINPPGNTATVQIIRVADISADGTQVTTTYPPGTVYDTFVMILPGTQPQWDLNGDHICNIGDVVKVGLKWGLTGNPGWISEDVNTDGVINISDVAAIGLHWGDTWQ, from the coding sequence ATGAATAGATGGATTGGGAACCGTGTCGGCGTCTTCTTGCTGGCGGTGATGGCATCTATCATGCTGGTCTCTTTTGTGTCAACAGCACCGGCCGCAGCCCAGTTAGAACCGCTAGCTTTGATGTGGGGCCCTTACATCACCGGGACTACGGCAACCAGTGTTGTCATCAACGCAAAGACCAGCGAGCCGACAACCATGAACCTGGAATGGGCTACCGATGCCTATTACAATGAGCATCACAGCTATCCTTGGGCAGCGGCACACACTGATCCCGATACGATGCACAACTTCCCGCTCACGGGGCTTGAATCGGACACGGTCTATCACTACCGGCTGAATGATGGCGCCGGTTTTTCTGATGATTATCACTTCCGCACTTTCCCCACTTCAGGTCCATTTACCTTCATAGTCTATGGGGACACTCAGGACCAGTTGCCATCATTCAGCCAGTATGAACGGTATAAGCTGGTTGCCGATGCTGTGGCTGCGGAACAGGATATCGCATTTGTGCTTCATTGCGGAGACCTGGTGAACAATGGCAATGAAATTACTGACTGGGACCGCTACTTCGATGTCAGTCGCCAGCTGATGGCGAACACGACAGTCTACCCGGCACTGGGTAATCATGAAAAGAACAGCGCTCTCTTCTATGGTGCCTTCGGGATTGCGCCATACTACTCTTTTGATTGTGGCGATGCTCACTTTACCGTGCTCGACAGCATCAATACCAGTGATACCGAGGCTGCCTGGCTGGGTAGCGACCTCGATAACAGCAAGCCCTGGAAATTCGTGTCATTCCATTATCCGATGTACACTTCTGACCCCAATCATTTCGGTGGCTGGGCTAATCTTCAGGAAGAATGGGAGGATCTGTTCCAGACGCATGATGTAGCGGCTGTCTGGAATGGGCATATCCATGCCTATGAGCACTATCTGGAAAACGGCATCCACTATGCTGTGATGGGAACAGGGGGCGGTCCGCCGGGCCTGCTCAATCCGACAAAGTACGAAGGCTACCAGAACAGTCTGGAAAACAGCATGGCATACGCGAAGGTTAGAATAAACCCTCCCGGCAACACTGCCACAGTGCAGATTATTCGCGTTGCGGACATTTCTGCCGACGGTACCCAGGTAACGACCACGTACCCACCGGGTACGGTCTATGATACCTTCGTAATGATTTTGCCAGGGACTCAGCCGCAATGGGACCTGAATGGCGACCACATCTGCAATATCGGGGATGTAGTGAAAGTGGGGTTGAAGTGGGGATTGACCGGTAATCCCGGCTGGATTTCAGAAGATGTGAATACAGACGGAGTGATCAATATATCGGATGTGGCAGCAATCGGTTTGCATTGGGGAGATACCTGGCAGTGA
- a CDS encoding cohesin domain-containing protein, whose product MNLIVTKREAIEISLLSAILLSTLLVLASCGTSSSPSEAGAAINPISRDVRIGDTFTFDVLIDTEVPSRGAQCTLTFDPKMTRCDGVTEGDFYRDWASANGCTAVLFPGPVIDNENGQVSSIGIAILGTQEGGAKGKGVLFSYHFTAIADGVAAPTLSNVVITDQSGNALKKQ is encoded by the coding sequence TTGAATCTAATAGTTACTAAACGGGAGGCTATCGAAATAAGCCTTCTAAGCGCTATCTTATTAAGCACGTTACTTGTGTTGGCGTCATGTGGCACATCTTCATCTCCGTCCGAGGCGGGTGCTGCCATCAATCCCATCAGCAGAGATGTGCGCATTGGTGATACGTTCACTTTCGATGTGCTGATAGATACTGAAGTCCCCTCGCGCGGGGCTCAGTGCACTCTCACTTTTGATCCGAAGATGACAAGATGCGACGGGGTAACCGAGGGCGATTTCTATAGAGATTGGGCATCTGCCAACGGGTGCACCGCCGTTCTTTTCCCGGGGCCTGTCATTGATAATGAAAACGGGCAAGTCTCAAGCATTGGCATCGCTATCCTGGGCACTCAGGAAGGTGGCGCGAAGGGAAAAGGGGTGTTATTCAGTTATCATTTTACAGCCATTGCCGATGGAGTGGCGGCGCCGACCCTTTCGAACGTAGTCATAACTGACCAATCAGGCAACGCATTAAAAAAACAATGA